A window from Nomascus leucogenys isolate Asia chromosome 24, Asia_NLE_v1, whole genome shotgun sequence encodes these proteins:
- the LZIC gene encoding protein LZIC isoform X1, whose amino-acid sequence MASRGKTETSKLKQNLEEQLDRLMQQLQDLEECREELDTDEYEETKKETLEQLSEFNDSLKKIMSGNMTLVDELSGMQLAIQAAISQAFKTPEVIRLFAKKQPGQLRTRLAEMDRDLMVGKLERDLYTQQKVEILTALRKLGEKLTADDEAFLSANAGAILSQFEKVSTDLGSGDKILALASFEVEKTKK is encoded by the exons ATGGCTTCCAGAGGAAAGACAGAGACAAGCAAATTAAAGCAGAATTTAGAAGAACAGTTGGATAGACTCATGCAACAATTACAAGATCTGGAGGAATGCAG AGAGGAACTTGATACAGATGAATATGAAGAAACCAAAAAGGAAACTCTGGAGCAACTAAGTGAATTTAATGATTCACTGAAGAAAATTATGTCTGGAAATATGACTTTGGTAGATGAACTAAGTGGAATGCAGCTG GCTATTCAGGCAGCTATCAGCCAGGCCTTTAAAACCCCAGAGGTCATCAGATTGTTTGCAAAGAAACAACCAGGTCAGCTTCGGACAAGGTTAGCAGAg ATGGATAGAGATCTGATGGTAGGAAAGCTGGAAAGAGACCTGTACACTCAACAGAAAGTGGAGATACTAACAGCTCTCAGGAAACTTGGAGAGAAG ctGACTGCAGATGATGAGGCCTTCTTGTCAGCAAATGCAGGTGCTATACTCAGCCAGTTTGAGAAAGTCTCTACAGACCTTG GCTCTGGAGACAAAATTCTTGCTCTGGCAAGTTTTGaggttgaaaaaacaaaaaaatga
- the LZIC gene encoding protein LZIC isoform X2 — protein MASRGKTETSKLKQNLEEQLDRLMQQLQDLEECREELDTDEYEETKKETLEQLSEFNDSLKKIMSGNMTLVDELSGMQLMDRDLMVGKLERDLYTQQKVEILTALRKLGEKLTADDEAFLSANAGAILSQFEKVSTDLGSGDKILALASFEVEKTKK, from the exons ATGGCTTCCAGAGGAAAGACAGAGACAAGCAAATTAAAGCAGAATTTAGAAGAACAGTTGGATAGACTCATGCAACAATTACAAGATCTGGAGGAATGCAG AGAGGAACTTGATACAGATGAATATGAAGAAACCAAAAAGGAAACTCTGGAGCAACTAAGTGAATTTAATGATTCACTGAAGAAAATTATGTCTGGAAATATGACTTTGGTAGATGAACTAAGTGGAATGCAGCTG ATGGATAGAGATCTGATGGTAGGAAAGCTGGAAAGAGACCTGTACACTCAACAGAAAGTGGAGATACTAACAGCTCTCAGGAAACTTGGAGAGAAG ctGACTGCAGATGATGAGGCCTTCTTGTCAGCAAATGCAGGTGCTATACTCAGCCAGTTTGAGAAAGTCTCTACAGACCTTG GCTCTGGAGACAAAATTCTTGCTCTGGCAAGTTTTGaggttgaaaaaacaaaaaaatga